The region TCGGTTATCTGGCTATTGGCTTTGTCGACGTGTGCATCACCCAGCACCGTCCGCCGAACGTGCATACCCTTGTCGAAGGTCGATTCGCCGATCAGAAAGTCGATCAATACCTGCGCATATTGCTGCGGCAGTTCAGTACTGGACAAATGCCGGGCGGGCAGAATAGCCAGTTGGGCATTGGGGATGTTATCGCGCAGAAATTCGGCCTGTTCTACGTTCGTCACCGGGTCTTCATCACCCGTTATGACCAGTGTTTCCACGGATAGCTGGCTCAGGTTGTCTCGAAAGTCGGCATCCCGAATAGCCGCGCAACAGGCTGCGTATCCCGTAACCGGCGAGCGTAGGAACATGGCTTTGGTATCGGCTACCCGCTGTGGATTTGTTGACCGGAAACCTTCGGTAAACCAACGCTCCATGGTGTCGTCGGCAATGGCCTGCATCCCGTGTTCGGTGATGGTGGCAATGCGGCCATTCCAGCGTTCGTCGTTACCAATCTTAGCACCGGTATTACTGAGCACCAGTTTTTTGAAGCGGTGAGGCTGATGAATGCCCAGCCACTGCCCAATAAGCCCCCCCATCGACAAGCCACAGAAAAACGCCTGTTCGATGTTCAGGCTGTCCATCAGGTCAATTACATCCTGCCCCAGCCGGTCGATGGTGTAGGGGCCTGGAGTGGTCGTGCTGCCGCCATGCCCGCGCGTATCATATTGAAGCACCCGGAAGTAAGGAAGCAAAAAGGGCAGCAGTTCATCCCACATCATCATCTCGGCCCCCAGTGAGTTGGAGAAGATCAGTACCGGGCTGTTGGGTGTACCTTGTAGTTTATAGTTGATGGGCATAAAAAATAGCGAAAGAATGAAAGAGCGAAAGAGCGGCTCGTCAAATCGAAGTGGCTTATTAGGTTCGTTTTAGGGATTGTCTTCTATGAATGTACAAAGCGGTGCAGAATAAAATCAATAATCTCCAGCGCCTGCCCCAGCGAGTTTTCCGGCTTGAAAAGCTTGTCCAGATCAGCTACATCAATGGCTTGTTCCCGAAGCACGTCTTTTAAGTGTTTCTGTTCCGCAATAGCCACCGCACACGCTTTTTCGACCAGTTCATGGGCGGTGGCTTTCCCCAGTTTGGGAGCCAGCGCCAGCGAAATGGTTTCGGCGTAGATCAGGCCGTTGGTCAGTTCGAGGTTTTGTCGCATACGTTGCGAATCCACTTCGAGATTATCAAGCAACTCCAAGGAGCGTTCAACAGACCCGGCTGTAAGCTGCATGATGTCGGTGAGTACGTCCCACTCCGAATGCCAGCGCCCGGCGGAGCGTTCGTGTTCCTGCGGCATGGCCGACAGCATTGTGGCTACTAAATTCGGCACCCGATTGGCGTTGGCCAGAATGGCCGTTGTGGTGACCGGGTTGCGTTTGTGCGGCATCGTACTGGAGCTGCCTTTACCAGCCGCTTTTCCTTCCAGCACTTCGGCAATCTCGGTCTGCATCAACAGCATAACATCGTTCGCTATCTTAGCCAGACTACCCGAAAGAATGCCCATCACAGCGGCCAGTTCGGCTATGTTATCCCGCTGCGTATGCCAGGAAACGGAAGACTCCAGCCCTAATAAATTCGCGGTCTCCTGATGCACTGCATCTGGAATCGACGCATTGCGGCTGCCCACCGCCCCCGCCAGTTGCAGCACAAGCACCCGTTGCCGACAAGCTGCCAGCCGTTGCTGACTGCGGCCGAGACCGTCCAGCCACAAGGCCGTTTTCAGGCCGAAGGTGATGGGTTTTGCCTGTTGCAACAACGTCCGGCCGATCATAACGGTCTGGCGATGCGCCTGCGTCAGGGCAATCAGCCTATTAGCCAGTGCCGAGAGTTTGTCGTCCAGCCAATCGAGCACACTTTTGATGGTCAATACGGTTGCCGTATCGACCACGTCCTGGCTGGTTGCACCCAGATGCACAAATCCAGCGGCTTCTTCATCCCGCTTTCTGACAACTTCGGTAAGTTGTTTGACCAGCGGAATCGCGGCATTCCCACTCAGGGCAATGTCTTTTTTGAGCCGCTCCCAATCCAGCAACTCAACAGTACAGCAAGCCGCAATCCGTTCGGCTGAAGGCGTTGGGATGAGGCCATTATTTGCCTGAGCCGTCGCCAATGCCGCTTCAAACCGAAGCATATGCGCCACCGTTGTTTCTTCAGACAGTAACGACTGCATATCTGGACTATAAAACAGGCTGGAATACAGGCTCATGGTCAGAAAAGTGAGTTAGACCTCGAAAAATACGGTTTCCTGCTCACCCTGCATGTATATATCGAACAGATAACCGGTCGAGGTTTTATGAGCAATGAGCGTTTGACGTCGTTCGGCTGGGACCAGATTCAAGACCGGGTCCGATTCATTGGCGACTGCTTCGTCGGAGAAGTACAGCCGGGTGTAGGAATGAATTGGTTGGCCGCGCATGAACACGATGACCGACAGGTGAGGTGCCTGCCCATCTACAGGACCGGGTTTGAGCGCGTGGAAAACAAAGCGGTTCTGGGTGTCAGTACCCGTCCCCATCCGGCCGAATAGCTTGTTATGGGCGTCCCATATCTCAATCAGCGCATCGGGAATTATGACGCCCTCACCATCGAAGACGTTTCCGGTAATCGTGATGGCGTTCGGTTCATCGAGTGGATTTACCAACTGATTTTCCACCAGGCTTTTGAAATCATACCCGTATTGCTCCGGCGTCAGTCCGTACGCGAAATAAGGGCCAACGGTTTGTGAAGGTGTTTGTAGTGGCATGGCGTCGATGATTAAGCCGTTTCAAATGGTGTTGAGTTGTGCCCTCTCAGCACAAAATCGAACCGGTAGCCCAGGGCGAAATGGGGTTCGGTAACGCTCAGGTCGAACTGCGAAATCAACAACTCCCGGCCTTTGGGGGGAACGCCCAGAAAGACCGGGTCATACTCCAGCAGCGGGTCGCCGGGAAAGTACATCTGCGTAACCAGACGCGTCGTGATATTCGGGCCGAACAGCGAAAAGTGAATGTGGTTGGGCCGCCAGGCGTTGTAATGGTTGCCCCACGGATACGCCCCCGGCTTTATGGTATAAAACCGGTAGTGCCCGTCGGCATCGGTTAGTACGCGGCCCGTTCCCAGAAAATTAGGGTCAATGGGTGCGTCGTGCTGGTCAACTTTATGCACGTACCGACCCGCCGAATTGGCCTGCCAGATCTCGATCAGCGTGTGCGGAATGGGACGCCCGTTTTCGTCCATGACCTTACCATGCACAATGATCCGTTCGCCCAGAGGTTCGCCGTTTCGAACGGAATTTTTCGTCAGATCATGATCAAGCGGACCGACATGGGCTTCCCCGAAAACCGGACCGGTCAGCTCCGAAAGCGACTGTTTAATAACAATCAGCGGTTTTGACGGTGCCCTTAGCACCGTTGATTTGTACTCCGGGGACAGATAAGGCGGGTGTACCTCCCGATCGAAGTGATTGTAGATAAGTTCGCTCATGCCGAACGTATAGCTGGTTAAGGAATTCGTTTAGCAAAGCTATCGGCATGGTCATAAAATATCTTGGATTAATAAAAATATGACTTGTGCAAATCGAACATTACATTCAATTTTAAGCCTTTATTTAGCTATTTTAAACATAGATGTCAATTCGTCTCCGCAATTTTGAAGGTTTGTACGGCGATAATCACCATCCGTTTACCGACGGGTTCATCCATCATGAGTTACTGGAAGTCCGCAGTCAACTCTACGACTGGGACATCGACGAGCATCTGCATACTGATTTAATCCAACTGTTCTTTTTTACGTCGGGCGATGGCGTGCTTGTGTCGGAACTGCGACGAATTACGCTTACGCCCCCCTGCATGTTGCTGATTCCGACCAATACGCTGCACGGATTTGCCTTTCAGTCGAATATGGTTGGGGAAGTTTTTACCATTGCCGAGCAGTCGCTGGATGGCTTTTCGAAGTTGATACCGACCGTTTTTCTGGAGATAAACCAGTTGAGTCAATATCCGCTTGATGGACTTACCGACGAGTTCGACACGCTGCAATGGATTAAGAATCAACTAATCCGGGAGCTGAATGACGACAGGCCTGAGAAAAAAGCGCAGCTCCATTCGTTGCTTCAACTGCTATTAATCAGCCTGTACCGAATGCGGCAGGAGTCAGCCATTGTGGGGGCCGTGTCAACGAATCGTACGCTTCAGTATTTCAACGCGTTTCAGAAGCTTATCCGCCAGTCAATTCATGAACTTAAAACGATACAGGAATATGCCGCTGCGTTAAACATCACTGCCGTTCACCTCAACCGAATCTGCCAGTCTGTCGTCAAAAAATCGGCCCTGCAAATCGTTCACGACAACCTCACCAACGAAGCAAAGAAGTACCTGCTCAACACGACGTATTCGTTGTCCGAAATATCGTATGTGCTGAGCTTCAAAGATCCCGCCTATTTTTCGAGGCTCTTCAAAAAACAAACCGGACTTTCACCCGGTCAGTTTCGGAAGTTGGGGAAGATGTAGCACAATCTCTTCCTGTCCCAAGTCTGCTAATGTAATGGCTGAGAAGAAGATATGCCGTCTTGAAATCTATTTTGAAATACTTCAGTTATATTCATGAAAAATTTCAGATTTTTTATGGTAACGCCATCTGTTAAATCGTCCGGACTGGGCTGGGGATTTTCTACTGTGGATATAATCGTGCAGGCCCGTCAGAAGCTACCCCGCAGTCGTGTCGATGATGTTGCGGTTTTAGGTGGCCTGACCAAAAAGCAGATGGCCCTTGTGCTGGGCGTTACGGAGCGGAATCTCTACAATCAGCACCAGGGAGAGTTGTCAGTTCCGCTTTCTGAACGACTGTTATTATTGGAGAAATTGTTTCAGCATGGCCTGGAGGTCTTTGACGGCCACCGCGAGGGTTTTTATACCTGGCTTCGTACCCCTCTTGCCGAGCTGGCTACGCCCGAAGTAGGTTTTGCGGCCCCGTCATCAACCTATATTCCCCGGCCAATAGCCGAGATGGGTACCACACAGGGTCCTGTCGATCTGGCATCGGCAGCGCAGGCACGTCGGGTGCGACTGGCAAACGAGAACCTGTCCGCTCTGGAGTCTACGCCGTCCTATCCAACGCCATTATCGTTACTCGACACCATAACCGGATGCAAGCTGGTCGATAATGTCTTTACCCGCATCGAAGCCGGGGTATTTAGTTAAATCTGATCTAACAGGTAACGGGTTTGGACGTTTATCGCATTTTAAAGGAGCCTTATTGGGATGACCCTTTATCGGTGATCGGGGCCGAAATTGCTGGTGGTCGGTGGAACCCACCGGGTACAGGTATTCTGTATACGGCTACTTCGCCAGCCCTTGCCTTGCTGGAAACCCTGGTTCACTTCCCTAAAATCTCCTACAATCAACTGCCTTCGTTACGGGTTTTCACTCTGCAAATTCCAGACGGTCAGGTTCGCTGGATTGATCCCAACCTGCTGCCTGATGAGTGGGCCTACCCAACAGCCTTGCCCCTGACGCAGTCAATCTTTGGGGAGTGGCTGCAAAATCCGGTTGATCTTGCTATCGGTGTGCCGTCGGTCGTGATGGATATCTCCTACAATGTACTGTTGCACCCGAAGCATCCCCTATATCAAACCATCAGTATTTCAAACAGCCAGGAATTGATTCTCGACCAACGCTTATGGAGCGGTCCAAGCCTCTGATTGTCTGCCTAATTCGCTTCTGCACCAATCCGCTCAAGTATTGATTTAGTTGACTGTCAGTTGATTAAATGACTTGCCCTGACTCTGTTAATTAAATCGGCTGGGCCAGTTCCTGAAGGGTTCTGCCTACCAGGGCATGCCGATCTCCATCGACAACACCAGTCATTTCCCACTTGCCGATTTGC is a window of Spirosoma linguale DSM 74 DNA encoding:
- a CDS encoding 3-oxoadipate enol-lactonase (TIGRFAM: 3-oxoadipate enol-lactonase; 4- carboxymuconolactone decarboxylase~PFAM: Carboxymuconolactone decarboxylase; alpha/beta hydrolase fold~KEGG: reh:H16_B2288 3-oxoadipate enol-lactone hydrolase/4-carboxymuconolactone decarboxylase); translated protein: MPINYKLQGTPNSPVLIFSNSLGAEMMMWDELLPFLLPYFRVLQYDTRGHGGSTTTPGPYTIDRLGQDVIDLMDSLNIEQAFFCGLSMGGLIGQWLGIHQPHRFKKLVLSNTGAKIGNDERWNGRIATITEHGMQAIADDTMERWFTEGFRSTNPQRVADTKAMFLRSPVTGYAACCAAIRDADFRDNLSQLSVETLVITGDEDPVTNVEQAEFLRDNIPNAQLAILPARHLSSTELPQQYAQVLIDFLIGESTFDKGMHVRRTVLGDAHVDKANSQITDFTADFQQFITNYAWGEIWTRPGLSKHNRSLITLAMLIALNRKAEFQMHVRAALNNGVSAAEIKEVIMQSALYCGLPAANEAFHAASEILNQQP
- a CDS encoding 3-carboxy-cis,cis-muconate cycloisomerase (TIGRFAM: 3-carboxy-cis,cis-muconate cycloisomerase~PFAM: fumarate lyase; Adenylosuccinate lyase-like~KEGG: aci:ACIAD1707 3-carboxy-cis,cis-muconate cycloisomerase (3-carboxymuconate lactonizing enzyme) (CMLE)) — translated: MSLYSSLFYSPDMQSLLSEETTVAHMLRFEAALATAQANNGLIPTPSAERIAACCTVELLDWERLKKDIALSGNAAIPLVKQLTEVVRKRDEEAAGFVHLGATSQDVVDTATVLTIKSVLDWLDDKLSALANRLIALTQAHRQTVMIGRTLLQQAKPITFGLKTALWLDGLGRSQQRLAACRQRVLVLQLAGAVGSRNASIPDAVHQETANLLGLESSVSWHTQRDNIAELAAVMGILSGSLAKIANDVMLLMQTEIAEVLEGKAAGKGSSSTMPHKRNPVTTTAILANANRVPNLVATMLSAMPQEHERSAGRWHSEWDVLTDIMQLTAGSVERSLELLDNLEVDSQRMRQNLELTNGLIYAETISLALAPKLGKATAHELVEKACAVAIAEQKHLKDVLREQAIDVADLDKLFKPENSLGQALEIIDFILHRFVHS
- a CDS encoding protocatechuate 3,4-dioxygenase, alpha subunit (KEGG: pol:Bpro_0628 protocatechuate 3,4- dioxygenase, alpha subunit~TIGRFAM: protocatechuate 3,4-dioxygenase, alpha subunit~PFAM: intradiol ring-cleavage dioxygenase); its protein translation is MPLQTPSQTVGPYFAYGLTPEQYGYDFKSLVENQLVNPLDEPNAITITGNVFDGEGVIIPDALIEIWDAHNKLFGRMGTGTDTQNRFVFHALKPGPVDGQAPHLSVIVFMRGQPIHSYTRLYFSDEAVANESDPVLNLVPAERRQTLIAHKTSTGYLFDIYMQGEQETVFFEV
- a CDS encoding protocatechuate 3,4-dioxygenase, beta subunit (TIGRFAM: protocatechuate 3,4-dioxygenase, beta subunit~PFAM: intradiol ring-cleavage dioxygenase~KEGG: pol:Bpro_0627 protocatechuate 3,4- dioxygenase, beta subunit), which codes for MSELIYNHFDREVHPPYLSPEYKSTVLRAPSKPLIVIKQSLSELTGPVFGEAHVGPLDHDLTKNSVRNGEPLGERIIVHGKVMDENGRPIPHTLIEIWQANSAGRYVHKVDQHDAPIDPNFLGTGRVLTDADGHYRFYTIKPGAYPWGNHYNAWRPNHIHFSLFGPNITTRLVTQMYFPGDPLLEYDPVFLGVPPKGRELLISQFDLSVTEPHFALGYRFDFVLRGHNSTPFETA
- a CDS encoding transcriptional regulator, AraC family (PFAM: helix-turn-helix- domain containing protein AraC type~SMART: Helix-turn-helix, AraC domain~KEGG: avn:Avin_14410 transcriptional regulator PobR (AraC family)) → MSIRLRNFEGLYGDNHHPFTDGFIHHELLEVRSQLYDWDIDEHLHTDLIQLFFFTSGDGVLVSELRRITLTPPCMLLIPTNTLHGFAFQSNMVGEVFTIAEQSLDGFSKLIPTVFLEINQLSQYPLDGLTDEFDTLQWIKNQLIRELNDDRPEKKAQLHSLLQLLLISLYRMRQESAIVGAVSTNRTLQYFNAFQKLIRQSIHELKTIQEYAAALNITAVHLNRICQSVVKKSALQIVHDNLTNEAKKYLLNTTYSLSEISYVLSFKDPAYFSRLFKKQTGLSPGQFRKLGKM
- a CDS encoding RES domain protein (PFAM: RES domain protein~KEGG: eca:ECA2803 hypothetical protein) gives rise to the protein MDVYRILKEPYWDDPLSVIGAEIAGGRWNPPGTGILYTATSPALALLETLVHFPKISYNQLPSLRVFTLQIPDGQVRWIDPNLLPDEWAYPTALPLTQSIFGEWLQNPVDLAIGVPSVVMDISYNVLLHPKHPLYQTISISNSQELILDQRLWSGPSL